The Borreliella garinii DNA segment ATACCCTTAAATTCTTTACGCCTCAACTTTCTATTGAAAAAGTTGCTTTTAGTTAGTAAACGAACGTCAAGCTCGACACTAAAATCTCCACCGGGATAATCAGTACTCATAGGGGGTCCTAAAGTTCCAGCCATTATAAAATCAAATCTTTTTTCATAGGCAAATTTTTTATAGTATATTTTTACTATATCTCCAAATTTAATGTCGTGGGTGAAGTCTAGAGGCAAGTTCCAAAGTACAATTTTTGCTTGTTTGGAACTTATAGTATGAATATTTGAATACACGTTGGATATGGAAATATCAACATGAATTCCATCTTGTGTATTTATTATAATTTTAGGAATTTCTTCAGGAAAAGGAATTCCATCAATTGATTTTTTTGATTTATCTATATTGTAAAATTCAATCTTAAAGTCGTAACTTAGTAACATAGATTATCCTTTATATTTTTCTAATGTGAATGTTTTTACTATTTCTATTGAAAGATTTACTTCAACTTCATCAATGAATGGAGTGTCTGTAAATGAAAGACTTGTAATTATAGCTAATTCTTTAAGGCCAAAAGTTGGGCTGTAGATAGTAAACGGAACTTGAGCTTGCAGTCTATTGGCTAGTTGTTCTTTTACAAGGTGAGCATCAAAGCGGAGCAAAGAATTGCCAAAAACAGTCATTTTGAGTGGCAAGAGCATCTCTTTATATAAAGAGGTCAACACCCCACCGCTTAATGAGATATTTTCACCCGTCATTACGGGATTGTAACTTACATATTCTGCTTTTCTATCATAATAGTTGATAACCGGTCTTTTAGAACAGCCAGTATTATAGGTTCGCGATATTAGCTGGTTTTTTGGTCTCACAAAGAATAATTGGGGAACATAGCCAAATCCCCTAAGATCTGGTCTAGGAAATAGCACTAAAAAATTATCTGCTCCAAAAAGAGCAAATATTTGGGTTGTTACATCTTTTACTATTTGAAAAATATCATTAGACGACATTTTTTCACTGTTAATAGCCATAAGTAATTACCTTTTTATCAAAATTATGGAGTATCGTTATTATTATCTTCATTTTCTTTGCTTTTTGGTCTTGATTTAGGTGGACTAGGGGTAGGTTCGAGATTATCTCTAAAAGCCCTACCAATTAACGGCAAATTGGCAAAAAGGCTTTTTAACCCTTTAAAAAAAGGCTCAATAACATGTGTTTGAAAAGTAAATCCATTAAGATAATCAGTGACCATTTTGATGAATTTAAGTAATGGATCCAGAACGGTGTTGGTTAAGTTTGAAAGAGTTTGCTCAGCTGAGGCCAAATTGCTATCGATCTCTTCTTTGGTGTCGGCTTTTTTTGCAATACCTAAAGTTTTGTAATCGCTCATCATTTCAACCATTTTAGTAATTCTAGATTCTAGATCTACTTTAGCTCCGCTTTGCCAAGCTATTTTAGCATTTTCTATATATTTGTCGCCAATCCCCGACCTTTTCAGTAAATCGAAAAGCTCATCCCCTTCTCCACCAAGGAGACTATTAACAGCTTTTACAGCATCCTCACTGCTCATAGCACCGCTAGATTTTATCATAGCTGAAAATTCTATTGCTTTTTTCAAATTATCTGTACTTAACCTATCTAAATCTCTTAAAGTACCTTTAAAGACGCTCGCCTGATGCAAAAACTCTTCTTTTTCTAAGTCACGCTCAAATCCCTTTATTCCACTAAGAATCCCCCTTTTACCTTTAGCTCCCATAATCGTATCACGTTCTTCTTTTGTAAAAAACGCGCTATTGAGAAGTTTAGTTCTATTCGTTTTGGATGCTTCTTCAACCGATTTTTTAGCAAATCCCAAAAATCCTCCTGCTGCTTTACCCATAGCATTGCTAATAACATTTCCTAGGGCACTACCTATTGCAATTTTGGCAACAAGTCCTTTTCCTTGAGAAGCCGCCATCATTTTATTTTTTGCCTTTGATTCTTTTATAAGTTCTTTATACTCCAGGCGTCTTTTATCCCTATCAGACATTAAAGATCTTTTGAATGCCTCTTTTCTGGCTTTTTCAAATCCCATGCCTTGTTTTATAAGCTTTTTAGTTTGTGTAAGTCTATATTTCTCAACGCGCTCTCTTAAACTTTCAAATTTGGATTGTCTGCTTAATTCTTTTTTCTTATCTGCCAAATTATTTTTTACAATATCTTTAGTACTACCCAAACTAGATTTTCTAGGCTTAAGATATTTCTCCATTTTGGTAATATCTTGTTCGATAGACTTTTTTGTTGCTGCATGATCAAGAATACCTTTAAATTTAATGGTGAATTTGTCCCTCATTAAGCCCTCATTTACTTAGAATTAATTCATACAATTCTTTTTCTAATTTAAAATCGGCGATTTGGTTGACTTCAATAAGCTCATCATAAGGCAATTTCTTAACATTTTCGTACGAGCAAATATTCATTATTACTGGAAAGTAGTACTTATTGTTTTTTATCTCATCAAGCAAGTTAAAATACTTTTTTCTGATCTCATTAAGACTTGCAAGAGCTTGATTAAGCTCTCTATTTCTTTTGCTCATTTAGTATCTAGCTCATTAGAATTTGATGTAAGTGAAGCAGTTACTTTTGTATAATCAAAATTATCATTGATATAGTCAAAAGTAACAAAATCACCAACATTATTTTCATATTCACTCAGATATACTAAAGCGGGGGTTTTTAGATCATTGTCCATATGAAAAGTATTAAATTGCGCGGTGTAAATAATAGCAACAAGATAATCCTTGTAGTAAGAAATAAATTCTCTATTTGCATCTAGAATCGCATAGAATTCGTCTAAAAATTTTGGACTTATCATTAAGCTTGTAATTTCTCTTAGATATTTCACTTCATTAAGCTTATAAACAGCATCACCTTGATTAAATCCCAGTACCTTGTCCCATTCATAGACCGGCAATACTTTAAGTGGGTATTCATAGGTTTTGTTTTTAGTCAAAATTTTCATTTTGTATCGCATTATCATAGTAAAATTCTCCTTTTAGTTTTTATTTGGGTTGGTTTTTTGGCAATTAATAGCTCTAATTTCAAAAGTAACTTTTTCGGCTTCTGCTGAATAACTTCTAGATGGTTCTTCAGTAAAAATTGCATAGTTAGTAATAATTTTGGTAGCAATTCTGTCATTGAATACTAAATCAAGCATTTTATCATATTTGCTAACATCCATATTATAAAACTGATCATCTGAAATTTCAGTTAACAAAATATAGTCATAACTACCTAGAGTAACTTCAATATTGAAAATATAAGTTATGGTTTTAGGATCCCTCAAGCTTATTACAGGCATTCCCTTGTCTTCATTACTAACCATTGCTCTTGTTGTAGGCTCACTTGTAAGTTCTAACTTACCACTATGCAGTTGTCTACCACCGATTGAAAAGTAAACTTCGCGTAAATCATAAAATTGCATAATTTTTCACTCCTTATACCCTTAAACTATTTTGATAATCAACTATATCTTGAGAAGTAATTACTAAAACAACAGAATTAATACTAAAGTTATAAGTAATATTCACACTAAGTTCCAATTTAAGATTTGAAGATGGAGATAAAATCAGTTTTAAATCTTTATATTCAATAATTAATCCCCTATCAACGAACCTTTTTAGCATACATTCAATCGCAGAAGTATATGCATTGTCCCTAGCCCCACTAAGTTGCAGCTCAGATAATTTGCTGTTTTGCCTATTGTTTTTGTTCCAAATTCGAATAAGCTCAATAATGGCCTCGTTTTTTATATAATGATACGTAAAAAGCTCGTCTATTGGGTTTCCAGCTAGATCAACGCCTTCTTTAAAGGCAGGCATGCCATCAAGACCAGTTTCATTAAGAAGTGCGTAAAAGTTTATATTTGCAGTTCTTAACTTTCCAATTACAGTGTCGTCAACAAGTGGTACAGCAGATAATGGCATACCGTAGGGATTAGTTGAATGAGAAATGCTAGCTTGATGCAAATATTGACTTACAAATTTTAGGTGTAGATTGTCCTGATTATTACTATAAACAACAATATTTCTAGCTTTTTCAGTATTGCCCTTGCCATTATTGAAAATTTCTTTTATTGAATTTTCTTTAGTTGAGAATACAAAAAAAGTTGAGGGCATTTTAAACTTATTATAGTCGTCCTTATAAACAGTTAATCCATCATCTGAATTACCATTGTCACTTTGGGTATTAATAAGCACAACAAAAGAGTGCCTATGTCCCTTAAGGTAATTTTTTAGTTTTTCAGGCTTATCCTTATAGATAAAAAGCACGGCTGATTTTAAGGACTCTTCACTTGAATTGAAAAAATCAGACATTGCGGTTTTTAGCAGTGTCTTTTCTTTTCCAAACTGCGGTTCTCCATTTCCATTGTCTTTTTCTAAAGTTTCAATTTGTTGTTCATAGTTATTAATAGTCAAGCTCAATATTTTATAATCAGCGGTATCTTTATTAACTTTTATTTTGGCTGCTTTATACACTAAAAGTGGATTATAATAATTAGGCTTGTTAGTTTGAATCCTAGAAGTAACCAAACTTACACTAATTGTATCTTGTGGCAATTTTGTATCCCCCCTTTAAAATTTCGATTGCTTTTATACTAGCATTACATGCTACAGACGCGCTGTATGCATGGTTGCTATACTTTGTTCCTAAAGAAATCAGGCCAACTGTTTGCATATTTGATATTGGATAAATGTAAAAGCTTATTTTAGTAACATATTCGGATTGATGTGGATTAGATAACGTATAATTGTATGTTTTTTTATGCATAAA contains these protein-coding regions:
- a CDS encoding DUF792 family protein, which codes for MAINSEKMSSNDIFQIVKDVTTQIFALFGADNFLVLFPRPDLRGFGYVPQLFFVRPKNQLISRTYNTGCSKRPVINYYDRKAEYVSYNPVMTGENISLSGGVLTSLYKEMLLPLKMTVFGNSLLRFDAHLVKEQLANRLQAQVPFTIYSPTFGLKELAIITSLSFTDTPFIDEVEVNLSIEIVKTFTLEKYKG
- a CDS encoding DUF759 family protein; this encodes MRDKFTIKFKGILDHAATKKSIEQDITKMEKYLKPRKSSLGSTKDIVKNNLADKKKELSRQSKFESLRERVEKYRLTQTKKLIKQGMGFEKARKEAFKRSLMSDRDKRRLEYKELIKESKAKNKMMAASQGKGLVAKIAIGSALGNVISNAMGKAAGGFLGFAKKSVEEASKTNRTKLLNSAFFTKEERDTIMGAKGKRGILSGIKGFERDLEKEEFLHQASVFKGTLRDLDRLSTDNLKKAIEFSAMIKSSGAMSSEDAVKAVNSLLGGEGDELFDLLKRSGIGDKYIENAKIAWQSGAKVDLESRITKMVEMMSDYKTLGIAKKADTKEEIDSNLASAEQTLSNLTNTVLDPLLKFIKMVTDYLNGFTFQTHVIEPFFKGLKSLFANLPLIGRAFRDNLEPTPSPPKSRPKSKENEDNNNDTP
- a CDS encoding DUF1322 family protein; its protein translation is MSKRNRELNQALASLNEIRKKYFNLLDEIKNNKYYFPVIMNICSYENVKKLPYDELIEVNQIADFKLEKELYELILSK
- a CDS encoding DUF1473 family protein, producing the protein MIMRYKMKILTKNKTYEYPLKVLPVYEWDKVLGFNQGDAVYKLNEVKYLREITSLMISPKFLDEFYAILDANREFISYYKDYLVAIIYTAQFNTFHMDNDLKTPALVYLSEYENNVGDFVTFDYINDNFDYTKVTASLTSNSNELDTK
- a CDS encoding DUF1463 family protein — its product is MQFYDLREVYFSIGGRQLHSGKLELTSEPTTRAMVSNEDKGMPVISLRDPKTITYIFNIEVTLGSYDYILLTEISDDQFYNMDVSKYDKMLDLVFNDRIATKIITNYAIFTEEPSRSYSAEAEKVTFEIRAINCQKTNPNKN
- a CDS encoding DUF787 family protein, with product MPQDTISVSLVTSRIQTNKPNYYNPLLVYKAAKIKVNKDTADYKILSLTINNYEQQIETLEKDNGNGEPQFGKEKTLLKTAMSDFFNSSEESLKSAVLFIYKDKPEKLKNYLKGHRHSFVVLINTQSDNGNSDDGLTVYKDDYNKFKMPSTFFVFSTKENSIKEIFNNGKGNTEKARNIVVYSNNQDNLHLKFVSQYLHQASISHSTNPYGMPLSAVPLVDDTVIGKLRTANINFYALLNETGLDGMPAFKEGVDLAGNPIDELFTYHYIKNEAIIELIRIWNKNNRQNSKLSELQLSGARDNAYTSAIECMLKRFVDRGLIIEYKDLKLILSPSSNLKLELSVNITYNFSINSVVLVITSQDIVDYQNSLRV